ATGAGGGAGGTGACCGTCGGCGAGCGGCGCATCCTGCTGGCGCGGATCAACGGCGAGTACCGGGCGACCTCGGGCACGTGCAATCATCACGGGGCGCCTCTGGCCGAAGGCCTGTTGATCGGGCACCACGTGCGCTGTCCATGGCATCACAGCCGCTTCAATCTGCTCACCGGAGACCTGGAGGTCTCGCCCGCTCTCGACGCCCTGGCCGTCTTTGACGTCGGCATCGAAGGCGACGACGTGATGGTCGAACTGCCTGAGGGCGAGAGTCCCGAGCATCGCCACATGCCGATGGCCGAGTACGACCCGCAGGCCGATCCGCGGACGTTCGTGATTCTCGGCACCGGCTCGGCGGGCGGCGCAGCGGCTGAGATGCTCCGCCAGAAGGGCTTTCGCGGGCGCGTCATCATGGTCACGCACGAGAACTTTCTGCCCTACGACCGTCCGCCGCTGAGCAAGAATTATCTGCGAAGCTGGGAGGACACGTCGCCGCCGCTCCTGCGAGATGAGGAGTTCTACCGGGAATTCACGATCGACGTCAAGACCGGCCGGCGCGTGGTCCAGGTCGACACGACGGCCAAGGAAGTGATCTTTGAGGACAAGTCCTTCATCGGCTATGACCGGCTGCTGATCGCCACCGGCGGGGTCCCGCGGCAACTGGAGACTCCGGGAGTCGGCCTCAAGCGCATCTTCACCCTTCGGAGCCTCGCCGACTGCAACCGGATTCGCGAGACGATCCGGGAGTCACAGCGGGCGGTGGTGGTCGGGGCGAGCTTTATCGGCATGGAGACGGCGGCGTGCATGCGCGAACGAGGTCTGGAGGTCACGGTGGTCGCGCCGGACCGCGTGCCTTTCGAAAAGCAGTTGGGCGAGCCGATCGGCCGCATGTACCAGCAGCTTCACGAGGAAAAGGGCGTGACGTTCCGCCTCGGCCGGCAGGTCGCTCGGTTTGAGGGCGACGACCGCGTGCGAGCGGCGGTGCTGGATGACGGCGAGCGGCTCGAGGCCGACATGGTCGTCGTGGGGATCGGAGTACGGCCGGCCACCGAGTTCCTGCGAGGCGTCGATCGCAACGACGACGGCAGCGTCAACGTCGATGAGCATTTCCAGGTGATCAACGACGTTTACGCGGCGGGCGACGTGGCCTGTTTCCCCGACTGGCGGACGGGCGAACGCACGCGGATCGAGCACTGGTGCGTGGCGGAGGAACAGGGGCGGGTCGCCGCGAGCAACATGGCCGACGTCGAGGCTGAGTATCGCACCAGCCCGTTTTTCTGGACCAACCAGTACAGGGTCATCTTCCAGTACGTCGGCCACGCCGGCCGATGGGACGATATTGTCATCGATGGCGACGTGTCGCAGCGGACCTTCGTGGCGTGGTACATCAAGGACGGCCGCGTCCTGGCGGTCGGCGGCTGCAACGAGTCGATGAAAATCATGGCTGCGGCGGAGCTGATGCTGGTCGATCAACTGCCTTCGCCCGACGAGGCTCGGGCCGGAGTCGACCTCGTGGCGATGGCCCGGGACATTCGTGTTCACGCCTGATCGGCGCGATGCGCCATCGTTCGATCAGAGGCTGGTGCGTTCCTGGACATCCACCGTCACGTTGAAGTCCACCAGCAGGGCTGAGTGGTCGAAGGTGAAGATGATGCGGTCGCCGCAGCCGAAGTCGTCGCCGTCGCGGAGTACGTCGGTGCTGGTTTCCGGGCTGACGCCGACGACGACCCGCAGATCGGCGTCCTCGACGATGATGGCTTGAAGCTCGTCGCAGTCGCGGGAAAAGCTGGCCACCTCGCCCGGCTGCAGCGTCCGGTCGATCTGCTCACCGACTTCGGTCAGAGCATCCTCCGGGATGTTCTGCTCGTCGTCGATGAACAGCGTCACGTCGACGGGAAAGTCTGAGTTGTTGATCAGCGTGACGCTGGTGGTGGACGGCTGGAAAAAGTCGATGATCGCGCCGCATCCGGCGAAGACCGGCAGCAGAATCATCACAACGAAGAACGAAGAGAGCTGTTTCACGGCAGATCCCCCAAAAGACGTTTCATCATTCCCCTGTATCGGTTATCTTACCGGACAATTGTTACGGTGTAAAGGTGGTTTCATGAACGATCGTTCGAATGAAGCGTTGATCCGGGAGTGCAAGGCCAAGGCGGCAGAGGCGGCGGCGGACCTGGTGGTTGATGGGGCGGTGGTGGGGCTGGGTTCGGGCAGCACGCTGGCCATCGCCATCAAACACCTGGCCCAACGGTGCCGCGAAGGGCTGCGGATCACCGCCGCGGCCAGTTCGCTTCAGGCGCGGCTTCTCGCCGTCGAGTTGGGGATTCCCATGCTCGAAATCATGGACGTGTCGCGGGTGGACGTGACGCTGGACGGAGCCGACGAGATCGACGAGGCGGGCAATCTGATCAAGGGCGGCGGCGCCGCCCACACCACGGAAAAGGTGCTGGCGGCGATGGCGGACCGGTTCGTGGTGGTCGTCGATCAGAGCAAGTGCGTTCAGCGGCTCGGATCGCAGTTCCCGGTTCCCATCGAAGTGGTCGTCCCGGCCCTGGCGTCGGTGCGGCGGCGGCTGGAAGCCCTCGGGGCCCGGGTCGTCCTGCGGACCGGATCGGGCAAGATCGGCCCGGTCATCAGCGACCTGGGTCATCCGATCCTCGACGCCCAGTTCGGTCCGATCGCCGACCCAGCCGAGCTGGACCGCCGACTTTCCTCCATTCCCGGCATCGTCGGCCACGGCCTCTTCATTGGCATGGCCGACCACGCGATCATCGGCGCCGTCGAGAACAACCGTCCGACGATCCACGAACGCCAACTCACCCGCTTTCGATAAAAAGGGGACATTCTACTTTTACGAATCGACCACGACGCCACCGGCACGGCCGGTAGTAATCGTAAAAGTAGAATGTCCCCTTTTCCTTCGCTGCACCGGGGTCTTGACATCTGTACATCCATTCGATACATTAAACGCCTGTTTAATGGAGATTCCGGCGGCGATGGAACGAGAGGTCGATGATCTGGGCCCGCAGATACAGATGCTGCGGAAGCGGTGCGGGTTGTCGATACGGCGGCTGGCGGAGTTGGCGGGGGTCACGCCTGGATTGATATCTCTTATAGAACGTCAAAAATGTTCACCAAGCCTGGGTACGCTTCGGAAGATTCTCACCGCGTTGGGTACGGACCTGGGGACTTTTTTCGGTACGGAGCAGGCCGATCAGCACGGTCCGGTCTTTGCCCGAGAGAAGATGCAGGCGGTCAGCGACGGTGAGCGGCGCTACACCGTGGTGCTTTCGCCCCGCAATGGGGTACAGGCCCAGATGATGGACGAGCAGATGTTCCCAGCCCGCAAGCATCCGCCGTTCGAGAAGCTCGAGTGCGACGTGGGCGGCTACATCATTGCCGGAACGCTGGCGATGGAGATCGCCGGCCAGGCGGTCCAGACCCTGCGGCCGGGCGATGCATTCTATATTCCGCGGGGGACCGAGCATCGCGGCTACGCCACCGGCGAGGAGCCGGTTCGCGTGATCACCGTGTACTATCCGGGTAGATACTAACAGGTATTGAAGGAAAGCCAGTTATGATCGAGAAGGTTTTCATCCTGCATCACACGCACGTGGACTTCGGGTACACCGACACCCGCCGGAAGGTTCTGGATGACCTGGTGGCGATGGTGGACGAGGCGACGGATCTGGTCAAGGCCTCAGCCGACCGGCCGGAGCCGGAACGATTCCGCTGGATTCACGAGGGCTTCTGGCCGGTGATGGAGTACCTGCGTCGCGGCGGCGCGCGTCGTGAGGAGATGTTCGAGCAGATCCGCGGCGGCCGGGTGGAACTGACGGCGCTTTACATGAACCCGACGGACCTGTTCGATCGCGACAGCTTCGAGCGATCGACCGACTACGCGTGCGATTTGGCCAGGCGAGAGAATTTGCCGCTGGTCAGCGCGATGTTCTCCGATTGTCCCGGGATTCCGTGGAGTCTGCCGGATATCCTGGCCTCGCGCGGCATCAAGTACCTCTCAGCCGCTCCGGACTTTATCATGTCGTTTCCGCTGGAGGTGGAGCGCCCGTTCTACTGGGAAGGGCCGGACGGCGGGCGGGTGCTGACGTGGTTCACCGAGTGGCGTCACTCCTGGTACGCCGAAGGCATCGTCCACAAGCTGGCTGAGGATTTTGCGAAGGGTACGGAGAACCTCCTGGCGTATATTCGGCGGATCAGCGACGAGGGGTATCGCTGGCGAGGGCTTGCCATCCATTTCGGGATGGACAACGTGCCCGCGGAGCCGAAGCTGATGGACTTCGTCGCCCACTTCAACGCGGCCCAATCCGGCATCGAGGCACGGATGGCGACCAACCGGGAGTTCTTCGAGTTCATGGAGCAGCAGCACGGTTCGCAGTTCGCGGTGCATCGGGCGGCGTGGCCTGACTGGTGGGCCAACGGCAACGGTTCGGCGGCGTTCGAGTCGGCGTGTTCGCGGCGGACGAAGAACGCGTTGCGGCGGATGCGGGAGCTTGCGGCGATGGGCAAGGCTGCACCGGACCCCGCGCGGCTGGAAGAGGTGTACGAGCAGATGTTGCTGTTTGACGAGCACACGTGGGGGGCCAGCATCTCGATTCGTGCGCCGTGGTCGTTGCAGGGGCGGTTGCAGTGGCAGGAGAAGCGTATTCCCGCGTTAAAGGCGCTGGATCAGGTTCGGCGAATCGAGCGAGAGGTGACGGCGAGTTTGGCTGAGGACGGACGGGTGACGGTGACCAACCCCTTCGACCATGAGTGGACGGGTGCGATCGCACTGCCGGTATCCGACAAGAAGAAGAGCGCGGGCGGTCTGAAGGACGTCGAAAGCGGCGAGCTGGCAATCGGCCAGCGGGAAAAGGCCGGCGCGGTTCGCGACCACTACGCGCTGCGGATCGGCCCGCGTGCGACGCGGCGCTTCGAGTTGGCGGCCAAGGCCCCGAAATCCTCCGTCCCGGCGGCGATGGAAAACGACTACTACCGGCTCGACTACGATCCGCAGCGTGGGACGATCGGGCAGATCGTCGAGAAGTCGAGCGGGCGCGAGCTCTGCGACGCCGGCGCCGAATGGAGTTTCGCCGAGATCATTCACGAGCGGGCGCGTCAGGGAAGTCGCGAGGAAATATACGATATCAGCTACGGGAGCACCAGTCCGGAGGCGAAGCGTCCGCGACCCGAGTTGGTTCGCCAGGGCGGCCACGTCAAGGGGCGAAAGCCGCGGCTGATCACCGGGCCGGTCTTCAATGCCTTGGTGACGACAGGCAATCTGCCGAAGGTGCGGTTCGCCCGCGAGGTGCGGCTGTACCACGCGTTGCCGCGGATCGACGTGATCCTGCGGCTGGACAAGCAGGTGGAAACGGCGTACGAAAGTCTCTACCTGGCGTTTCCGCTGGCCGGCCAGAGTCCGGAGGTGTGGATTGAGAACGCCGGTGCGGCGTTCCGGGCGGGAATCGACCAGTTGCCCGGCAGCGCGACCGACTGGCTGAGCGTGGGCGATTACGTGGCAGTCAGCCAGGCCGATCACACGACGGTGCTGGCGCCGCACGATGTGCCGCTGGTGCAGGTGGGCGACATCCACACCGGCAAATGGCTCAAGCGCCTGGAAGTGGCCAACGGGCACGTCTATAGCTGGGTTATGAACAACCTGTGGTTCACCAATTTCCCAGCGTATCAGGAAGGGCAGGTGCAGCTTGTCTGGAGTCTGACCAGCGGTGCGGGTTTGGTGGATCACGAGGCGGCGCGGCGGTTCGTCGACAATTCACGGGTCGGTCCGGTGGTGGCCGGCGTGTCTGAGGAACAGGATTCGGTGGTTTGGTAGCCAAAGGAGTCATGCAATGAAATTGGATTGGCCGTCTGAGTTTCCCGGTGCGCACTGGTTGGATGAAAAGGAAGACCAGGCGGTGCTGGACGTTCTGCACAAGGGTTCGCTGTTCCGATACTACGGGCTGGGCCAGCCGACGAAGGTGGACCAGTTCGAAGCGGCGGCGCGGGAGTTCTATGGGGCCGAGCACGCCCTGGGGCTTAACAGCGGAACCGGAGCGCTGTTGACTTCGATGACCGCGTTGGACGTCGGGCCCGGCTGCGAGGTGATCGTGCCGGCGTTTCTGTGGGTGGCGACGGTGGGGGCGATCGTTCAGCTCAACGCCATTCCGGTGTTGTGCGAGGTCG
This sequence is a window from Phycisphaerae bacterium. Protein-coding genes within it:
- a CDS encoding FAD-dependent oxidoreductase, which translates into the protein MTRRERVAKVNDLREGEMREVTVGERRILLARINGEYRATSGTCNHHGAPLAEGLLIGHHVRCPWHHSRFNLLTGDLEVSPALDALAVFDVGIEGDDVMVELPEGESPEHRHMPMAEYDPQADPRTFVILGTGSAGGAAAEMLRQKGFRGRVIMVTHENFLPYDRPPLSKNYLRSWEDTSPPLLRDEEFYREFTIDVKTGRRVVQVDTTAKEVIFEDKSFIGYDRLLIATGGVPRQLETPGVGLKRIFTLRSLADCNRIRETIRESQRAVVVGASFIGMETAACMRERGLEVTVVAPDRVPFEKQLGEPIGRMYQQLHEEKGVTFRLGRQVARFEGDDRVRAAVLDDGERLEADMVVVGIGVRPATEFLRGVDRNDDGSVNVDEHFQVINDVYAAGDVACFPDWRTGERTRIEHWCVAEEQGRVAASNMADVEAEYRTSPFFWTNQYRVIFQYVGHAGRWDDIVIDGDVSQRTFVAWYIKDGRVLAVGGCNESMKIMAAAELMLVDQLPSPDEARAGVDLVAMARDIRVHA
- a CDS encoding helix-turn-helix domain-containing protein yields the protein MEREVDDLGPQIQMLRKRCGLSIRRLAELAGVTPGLISLIERQKCSPSLGTLRKILTALGTDLGTFFGTEQADQHGPVFAREKMQAVSDGERRYTVVLSPRNGVQAQMMDEQMFPARKHPPFEKLECDVGGYIIAGTLAMEIAGQAVQTLRPGDAFYIPRGTEHRGYATGEEPVRVITVYYPGRY
- the rpiA gene encoding ribose-5-phosphate isomerase RpiA; this translates as MNDRSNEALIRECKAKAAEAAADLVVDGAVVGLGSGSTLAIAIKHLAQRCREGLRITAAASSLQARLLAVELGIPMLEIMDVSRVDVTLDGADEIDEAGNLIKGGGAAHTTEKVLAAMADRFVVVVDQSKCVQRLGSQFPVPIEVVVPALASVRRRLEALGARVVLRTGSGKIGPVISDLGHPILDAQFGPIADPAELDRRLSSIPGIVGHGLFIGMADHAIIGAVENNRPTIHERQLTRFR